In the genome of Anabas testudineus chromosome 4, fAnaTes1.2, whole genome shotgun sequence, one region contains:
- the LOC113152763 gene encoding uncharacterized protein LOC113152763, which produces MVHSGTASPMKTTPSASPHLPVPDTASPLQVAPPLVPPSKDTSGQDRTQIPVKLVTTELTSNLDLTQSTTPSPSSAEPPVVTPGRSLTTCPSQASTWSSIQSPHATQLPVNGRTSGRKRTPKACDCCGPNSIGHNVRTAGKGRGRGRGRGRGTDKDLSETPKRKVGGQLTRLKCFDLTEEMVEEAENEDDTHKNVQVTQVVTDTQSQTLVPLAVTSLQDGSIMNCVTPEKVNTQKNEHMWMEGSEVTGLVKKGGEDAELRSSGMAGRGAIVVRGRGRGMTEALQMKVEVGGGGVIVCFKNDSPPQTVSLQRQEDNKDADMEHIEQIDSCMVKSPFGNGDTVNLCDTEPEEESKEDNLIMNEPGNGLLSILSPASRSETQDLESEMQVDQISDKTDQVSLSVTLSNGSFTTDHNHISASMEMETSHPPTVSPPNQDPITVCKIQHHCALRDHVLYCHPGTWEKGEMKEMLGRDQSEETSGKPQNKESLEQLTDMIHEFLESFYIKYGSFIPLSETDVLEYLKKNSNSDLRNKGLDIKKTMSRYRAGLASAPIAGFMVMYNKHTLNLEDLATLEEQNWLNDQIINMYGELIMEATQQKVHFFNSFFHKQLVAKGYDGVKRWTKKVDLFSKWLLLIPIHLEIHWSLVTVTMATKTISYYDSQGIVFRHTTDNIVKYLQSEAREKKQTAFQKGWKITIIKGIPQQKNDSDCGVFVLEYCRCLSVKRPLLFSQEDMPRIRNRIYKELCDCRLND; this is translated from the exons ATGGTTCACAGCGGCACTGCTTCCCCAATGAAAACGACACCATCTGCATCACCTCATTTACCTGTTCCTGATACAGCATCTCCTCTGCAAGTAGCACCTCCTCTGGTGCCTCCCTCTAAAGATACTTCTGGTCAGGACCGAACCCAGATCCCAGTTAAACTTGTCACCACAGAACTTACCTCCAACTTAGATTTAACACAATCCACTACTCCATCTCCTTCTAGTGCAGAACCACCTGTTGTAACCCCAGGAAGATCTCTTACAACTTGTCCAAGCCAAGCATCTACCTGGTCTTCTATACAGTCTCCACATGCTACTCAGCTCCCAGTCAATGGCCGTACATCAGGCAGGAAGAGGACTCCGAAGGCCTGCGACTGTTGTGGACCCAACAGTATAGGACACAATGTCAGAACTGCAGGcaaagggagggggaggggaagaGGGAGAGGTAGAGGGACTGACAAGGACCTCAGTGAAACCCCAAAAAGAAAAGTGGGAGGCCAGCTGACACGACTCAAGTGCTTTGATTTAACCGAGGAGATGGTAGAGGAAGCGGAAAATGAAGATGACACGCATAAGAATGTGCAAGTAACTCAAGTAGTGACTGATACTCAGTCTCAAACCCTTGTTCCCCTAGCTGTCACATCCCTGCAGGATGGATCAATTATGAACTGTGTCACTCCAGAGAAAGttaatacacagaaaaatgaGCACATGTGGATGGAGGGTTCAGAGGTTACTGGGTTAGTAAAGAAAGGAGGGGAAGATGCGGAATTGAGATCATCTGGAATGGCAGGCAGGGGAGCAATAGTGGTTCGAGGTAGAGGGAGGGGAATGACAGAAGCTTTACAAATGAAAGTTGAAGTTGGAGGTGGTGGTGTcattgtatgttttaaaaatgactcCCCACCCCAAACAGTGTCATTGCAGAGGCAAGAGGACAACAAAGATGCAGATATGGAACATATAGAGCAGATTGACTCCTGCATGGTTAAATCTCCATTTGGAAACGGAGACACAGTAAACCTATGTGACACTGAACCCGAAGAAGAGTCTAAGGAGGACAACTTGATCATGAATGAACCTGGAAATGGACTACTATCAATCTTAAGTCCCGCTTCTAGGTCAGAAACTCAGGATCTTGAATCTGAGATGCAGGTGGACCAAATCTCTGACAAAACAGACCAAGTTTCTCTATCAGTAACTCTATCCAATGGAAGCTTCACTACAGATCACAACCACATATCCGCGTCTATGGAAATGGAAACTTCTCATCCACCCACAGTTTCTCCTCCAAATCAGGACCCCATTACAGTGTGCAAAATTCAGCACCACTGTGCATTAAGAGACCACGTGTTGTACTGTCACCCTGGAACCTGGGAGAAGGGGGAGATGAAGGAAATGTTGGGTAGGGATCAATCAGAAGAAACCAGTGGAAAGCCCCAAAATAAAGAGAGCCTGGAGCAGCTTACTGATATGATCCATG agtttcTAGAGAGCTTCTATATAAAGTATGGCAGTTTCATTCCTCTCAGCGAGACAGATGTCCTCGAATacctgaagaaaaacagcaactcTGACCTCAGGAACAA GGGACTGGACATCAAAAAGACGATGAGTCGGTACAGAGCAGGGCTGGCCTCTGCTCCCATTGCAGGCTTCATGGTGATGTACAACAAACACACCCTAAACCTGGAGGACCTTGCCACACTTGAAGAACAGAATTGGCTTAATGACCAG ATTATCAACATGTATGGAGAGCTCATTATGGAAGCAACACAGCAGAAG GTCCATTTTTTCAACAGCTTTTTCCACAAGCAGCTGGTTGCCAAGGGTTATGATGGTGTGAAGAGATGGACTAAAAAA gTTGACCTGTTTTCCAAGTGGCTGTTGTTAATTCCTATCCACTTAGAAATTCACTGGTCTCTTGTCAcggtcaccatggcaaccaaaACCATTAGCTATTACGACAGCCAAGGCATCGTCTTCAGACACACCACAGAT AACATAGTGAAGTATCTTCAGTCTGAagccagagagaaaaaacagacagcTTTTCAGAAAGGTTGGAAGATTACCATCATCAAG GGTATTCCTCAGCAAAAAAATGACAGCGACTGTGGAGTTTTTGTCCTTGAG TACTGCCGTTGTCTCTCTGTGAAGCGACCTCTGCTGTTCAGCCAGGAGGACATGCCTCGCATCCGCAACAGAATCTACAAGGAGCTGTGTGACTGTCGCCTCAATGACTGA